The following DNA comes from Frankia casuarinae.
CGCAACACCTCCGCAAACAAACCACACAACACCTCCTCCACCGCGGTACGCGGCGAACGACCCCCCACCCGACCCGCGAAATCCGGAACCGGCAACGCACCCCGATCCACCTTCCCCTGACCAGTCAACGGCAACCCAGACAACACCACCACCACCGCCGGCACCATATACTCCGGCAACAAACCCGCCACAAAGTCGCGGATCTGGACGGTGTCGAGCGCCTCCCCCTCGGAGGCGACGACATAGGCGACCAACCGTTTCTGCCCCGGCTCATCCTCACGCACCACCACCACACACCGCCCCACCCCCGGATACAACCCCAACACCGCCTCCACCTCACCCAACTCAATCCGAAAACCACGAACCTTCACCTGCCCATCCACCCGACCGGCGAACACCAACTGCCCCTCCCCCGTCCACCGCCCCAAATCCCCCGTCCGATACATCCGCTCCCCAGACCCGGAAAACGGACACGCCACAAACCGCTCCCCCGTCAACCCAGGCCGGCCAAAATACCCACGCGCCAACCCCACACCCGCCACATACAACTCACCCGTCACCCCCGGCGGCACCGGCTGCAAAAACCGATCCAACACAAACACCCGGGTGTTATCCATCGGACGGCCAATCGGCACCACCGAGGCAACCTCATCCCCCGGCCGCACCTCAAACACCGTCGCACACACCGTCACCTCCGTCGGCCCATACAACTGCCGCACCACCACCCCCGGACACGCCTCCACCACCCGCACCACCGCCGCCGCACTCACCACATCCCCACCCGTCACCACCTCACGCACCCCCACAAAACACCCCGGCGCCTCCTCCGCCACCGCCGCAAACAACCCCGCCGTCACATGCACCACCGTCGGCCCAAAATCCGAAATCAACCCCTTCAGCACCCCAGCGTCGACCCGCCCGGCCGGCGCCACCACCACCTGACCCCCCGACAACAACGCCACCCACAACTCCCACGTCGACGCGTCAAACGCATGCGACGCATGAAACAACACCCGCCCATGAACCTCCCGCGACCAACACCGATCCGCCGCCAACCCGACCACACCCGCATGCGTCACCGCCACACCCTTCGGCACCCCCGTCGACCCCGACGTATACATCACATACGCCACATCATCCGCACCCACCCGCACCGCCGGCGGCCCACACTCCCCCTCCCCATCCACCCAGCCACCCGCCCACACCACCCCGACAGACCCCGGCAGATCAGGCGCCCAGTCGTCGGCCACCACCACCCGCACCCCCGCCTCAGCCAGCACCCGCCCCACCCGCACCACCGGCCACTCCACATCCACCGGCACATACGCCGCCCCCACCTTCACCACCCCCACCAACACCGCCACCAACTCCACCGACCGCTCCATCACCACCCCAACCCGATCACCAGACCGCACCCCAGCCGCCACCAAATCCCGCGCCACCCGATTCGCCGCCACCTCCAACTCCCCATACGTCACCCGCACACCCCCCGACACCACCGCCACCACATCCCGCCCCGCAGCCACCCACCCCCCAAACACCCCCGGCAACGTCCCCACCCCAACCCCAACCCCAGTGTCATTCCACTCCTCCACCACCCGCACCCACTCAGCCGCACCCAACACCGGCACCCGACCCACCAACACCCCCGGATCCGCCGCCACAGCCTCCAGGATCCGTACCAACCAGCGCCCGAAGCCCTCGACCTGGTCGGGCTCGAACACGTCCGGGCGGTAGGTCAGCCGCAGCCGCAGGTCCGTGGCACCCGGGATGACCGCGAGCGTCAGCGGATAGTGCGTCGAGTCACGCCCCCCGGCCGGGGTGATCCGCAGCGTGTCGTCGGGCCCGGACCCGGGCTCGGGCCCAGCATCCGGGTCGAAGGGATAGTTCTCGTAGGCCACCAGCGTGTCGAAGGTCGCGCCCGCACCGGCCAACCGCTGGATCTCGGCCAGCCCCAGGTACTGGTGGGCGATCAGAGCCGACTGCCGGTCCTGCAACGCGGTCAGCATCTCGATGACGGGCCGGTTCGGGTCCAGCGGCACCCGCACCGGCACCGTGTTGACGAACAGCCCCAGCATGTCCTCCACCCCGGGCAGCTCGGGCGGACGACCCGCGACGACCGCACCGAACACCACATCGCGCTGCCCCGCCAACCGACTGACCAGCATCGCCCACGCCCCCTGCACGACCGTGTTCAGCGTCAGGTCGTGCTCCCTGGCCAGGGCGCGCAGGGCCGCGATCAGTTCGGGGCCCGCAGAGGCCATGACCCGGCCCGGCGCCACCGGAAGCCGGGCCGGGTCGCCCGGCGCGACCAGGGTCGGTTCCGTCGTGCCGGCCAGCTCCCGCTGCCAGGCCTCGCGCGCCGCGTGCCGGTCCTGGCGGCCTAGCCAGGCCAGATACTCCCCGTACGGCGTGACCGGTGGCAGTCCGATCGGGTCACCGCCGGCCGCATAGATGGTGGACAACTCACGCAGCAGGACCGGCAGCGACCAACCATCCATCAGGATGTGATGGTTGGTGATCACCAGGCGGTGGTGTCGTGCGCCGAACCGGATCACCAGGAACCGCAGCAGCGGGGGCACCGCGGGGTCGAAGGCACGGGCCAGCTCGGCGGCGGCCAGCCGGTCGGCCTCCGCCTCGGCTTCGGCCGAAGGCAGCGCCGACACGTCCGCCTCACGCCATGGCAGCGCGACCCGATCGGCGATCACCTGGACCGGCTGCTCCAGGCCGGCGAGGTGCCGGAATCCGGCGCGCAGGTTGGGATGCCGGTCCAGCAGCGCCTGGCCCGCAGCCCGCAGTACAGCGGTGTCCAGCGGGCCGAGCAGGTTCAGCAGGCCCTGCCCCGAGTAGGCGTCCAGCGCCTGCTCGCCGAGCATGGCGTGGAACAGCAGGCCCTCCTGCAGGGGCGACAGCGGCCACACCTCGGCCAAGCCGGGCTGCGCAGCCTCCAGCTCGGTCACGTGCCCCTGGGCCAGCGGGACCAGTGGGAAGTCCGACGGGCTGTGCCCGCCCGCACCAGGCCGCGCGGCGTGCGCGGCCAAGCCGGTCAGCATCGCCACCCAGCCCTCGGCCAACTCCCGCACGGCGGACTCGGCCAACAACTCCCCCGGCCAGGAGAACATCAGGCTCAGCTCGGGGCCGTCCGCGCCGTCACGGACGACTCCGCCTGCTTCCAGGATGTGGGCGGCGGGCATCCGCTCGTCCATGTCCCCGCCGAGCGCCACCGGCTGCCACTCCTGCCGCCCGGAACCGGTGGTGAACCTGCCCAGGTAGTTGAAGCCGATCTGCGGGGTCGGCAGCGCCGCCAACGCCGGCCGCGTAGCGGGATTCAGATAACGCAACAGCCCGAAACCCAGACCATCACCGGGCACCGCCCGCACCTGCTCCTTGACCCTCTTCAACACCACACCAGCCGCGTCACCACCGGCCCGCACATCGACAAAGTCCACCTCACCCGGCTCCAACCTCACCGGATAAACACTGGTAAACCAACCCACCGTCCGCGACAGGTCGACCCCATCGGCCAGCGGCTCCCGGCCATGACCCTCCACATCCACCAGGACCGAACCAACCCCCCCACGCCACTCCACCACCGCAGCCGCCAACCCAGCCAGCAACACATCATTAACCCCGGCATGAAACAGCCTGGGCACCACCGTCAACAACGCCGCCGTCACCTCCAGGGACACCGAAAACGACAGCTGCCGCATACTCGACGCCACATCACGGGCCGGATCAAGCGGCCGGTCACCCAACAGGACGTCATCACCGGTAAGAATCCGCTGCCACACAGGCAGTTCCGCCACCCGAACCGGATCCTGCGCCTGAGCCCGAGCCAGCAGAGCCCAACGACGAAACGCCGTCCCCACCGGCTCCAACTCCACCCCACCACCAGCCACACAAGCCGCATAAGCCGCCGCCAAATCCGGCAACAGAATCCGCCAGGACACCCCGTCCACCACCAGATGATGAACAACCAGCAACAGCCGCCCGGAAACCCCCACCCCCCGATCCAGCCACACCACCTGAACCATCACCCCCGACACCGGATCCAACCGGCCCGCCGCCGCGCGTTCCTGATCCCGCAGGACACCGGTGAGTCCGTCGTCGTCCAGGCCCACCGCGTCAACCCGGCGCACCAGCGCACCGGAGTCGGCGTCGGCCGGGTCGACGGCGGGGATGTCGAAGCGCCACGTGGCGGGGTCGTGGTCGTCGGGACGGACCAGCCGGGCCCGCAGCACGTCGTGGTGGTTCACCAGGGCTTTGAGGACGACGGCCAGCCTGGCCAAGTCGAGTTCGGCGGGGACGGCCACCGAGACCGACTGCGAGAACCGGTCCAGCCCCGCCACTCCGGCCCGCCGGGCCACCCACTGCATGGCGGGAGTCAGCGGCACCTCACCGATACCGACATCAGCGGGCACAACCTCGGCAAGACTGCTCTGAGCCACCACAGCCAACCCGGCCGGCGTCTTGTACTCGAACACATCCTGCGCACTGACCACCACACCCGCCCGCCGAGCCCGCGCCACCAACTGCATCGACATAATCGAATCACCACCAAGATCGAAGAAACTGTCCTCGACCCCGACCCGCTCCAACCGCAACACCCCCGCAAACAAACCACACAACACCTCCTCCACCGCGGTACGCGGCGAACGACCCCCCACCCGACCCGCGAAATCCGGAACCGGCAACGCACCCCGATCCACCTTCCCCTGACCAGTCAACGGCAACCCAGACAACACCACCACCACCGCCGGCACCATATACTCCGGCAACAAACCCGCCACAAAGTCGCGGATCTGGACGGTGTCGAGCGCCTCCCCCTCGGAGGCGACGACATAGGCGACCAACCGTTTCTGCCCCGGCTCATCCTCACGCACCACCACCACACACCGCCCCACCCCCGGATACAACCCCAACACCGCCTCCACCTCACCCAACTCAATCCGAAAACCACGAACCTTCACCTGCCCATCCACCCGACCGGCGAACACCAACTGCCCCTCCCCCGTCCACCGCCCCAAATCCCCCGTCCGATACATCCGCTCCCCAGACCCGGAAAACGGACACGCCACAAACCGCTCCCCCGTCAACCCAGGCCGGCCAAAATACCCACGCGCCAACCCCACACCCGCCACATACAACTCACCCGTCACCCCCGGCGGCACCGGCTGCAAAAACCGATCCAACACAAACACCCGGGTGTTATCCATCGGACGGCCAATCGGCACCACCGAGGCAACCTCATCCCCCGGCCGCACCTCAAACACCGTCGCACACACCGTCACCTCCGTCGGCCCATACAACTGCCGCACCACCACCCCCGGACACGCCTCCACCACCCGCACCACCGCCGCCGCACTCACCACATCCCCACCCGTCACCACCTCACGCACCCCCACAAAACACCCCGGCGCCTCCTCCGCCACCGCCGCAAACAACCCCGCCGTCACATGCACCACCGTCGGCCCAAAATCCGAAATCAACCCCTTCAGCACCCCAGCGTCGACCCGCCCGGCCGGCGCCACCACCACCTGACCCCCCGACAACAACGCCACCCACAACTCCCACGTCGACGCGTCAAACGCATGCGACGCATGAAACAACACCCGCCCATGAACCTCCCGCGACCAACACCGATCCGCCGCCAACCCGACCACACCCGCATGCGTCACCGCCACACCCTTCGGCACCCCCGTCGACCCCGACGTATACATCACATACGCCACATCATCCGCACCCACCCGCACCGCCGGCGGCCCACACTCCCCCTCCCCATCCACCCAGCCACCCGCCCACACCACCCCGACAGACCCCGGCAGATCAGACACCCCCACATCAGCCACCACCACCCGCACCCCCGCCTCAGCCAGCACCCGCCCCACCCGCACCACCGGCCACTCCACATCCACCGGCACATACGCCGCCCCCACCTTCACCACCCCCACCAACACCGCCACCAACTCCACCGACCGCTCCATCACCACCCCAACCCGATCACCAGACCGCACCCCAGCCGCCACCAAATCCCGCGCCACCCGATTCGCCGCCACCTCCAACTCCCCATACGTCACCCGCACACCCCCCGACACCACCGCCACCACATCCCGCCCCGCAGCCACCCACCCCCCAAACACCCCCGGCAACGTCCCCACCCCAACCCCAACCCCAGTGTCATTCCACTCCTCCACCACCCGCACCCACTCAGCCGCACCCAACACCGGCACCCGACCCACCAACACCCCCGGATCCGCCGCCACAGCCTCCAGCAGCTCCACCAGCGACCGGGCGAAGCCTTCGGCCGCCTCACGCGAGAAGACGTCCGGCCGGTGCGTCATGCGGAAGCCGAGCCGCTCGTCGGGCAGCACGGTGAGGCTGAGCGGGTAGTGAGTCGCCTCAAGCCCGCCCACCGCCTGACTGATCTTGAGACCGTCCTCGCCCGGAGCCCGCCCGGGCGAATCGGAGGGGTAGCTCTCGTAGGCGAACAGCGTGTCGAAGGTCGCCCCCGCACCGGCCAGCCGCTGGATCTCGGCCAGCCCCAGGTACTGGTGAGCGATCAGAGCCGACTGCCGGTCCTGCAGGGCCGCCAGCATCGAGGTCACCGGCTGGTTCGGGTCCAGCGACACCCGCACCGGCACCGTGTTGACGAACAGCCCCAGCATGTCCTCCACACCGGGCAGCTCGGGCGGACGGCCGGCCACCATCGCCCCCAACACCACATCCGAGCGCCCGGCCAACCGGCTGACCAGCATCGCCCATACGCCCTGGATCAGGGTGTTCAACGTCAGCCCATGACCGCGGGCCAGGCCGCGCAGCGCCGCCGTCAGCTCCTCACTCACCGAGAAGCGCACCCGACCGGGTTCCGGCGAGGCCTGCGCCGGATCGACCGCAGCGACGAGTGTCGGCCCGTCGACCCCGGCCAGCTCCTCCTGCCACGCCGTACGGGCCTGTTCCCGATCCTGCTGCCCCAGCCAGGCCAGGTGATCCCGGTAGGGCCTCACCGGCGGCAGCCCGTTCAGTCGCCCACCGCTCCGGTACACGGCGAACAGCTCACGCAGCAGCACCGACAGCGACCAGCCATCCAGCAGGATGTGGTGGACGGTGATCACCAATCGATGCCGCCGCGCGCCGAACCGGATCAGCAGGAAGCGCAGCAACGGCGGCGCCGCCGGGTCAAACCGGCGGCCGTGCTCCTCGGCCGTCGCCTCGCCGGCCCGCGCCTGTGCCGTGGCTTCCGGCAGCCCCGACAAGTCCGTCTCCGACCAGGGCAGCTCCACCTGCCTGGCAATCACCTGTACCGGCTGGTCCAGCGCCGCGGGCTGCCGGAACCCGGCCCGCAGGTTGGCATGCCGGTCCAGCAGCCGCTGGCCGGACTGCCGCAGGATCGCGGCGTCGAGCGGACCCTCGATGTCCAGTACGGCCTGCAACGCGTAGACGTCGGAGCCCTGCTCGTCATACAGGGCGTGGAAGAGAAGCCCTTCCTGCAACGGCGACAGCGGCCACAGATCCTCTATCTCCAACTGAGCCACCGTGCTTCTCCTCTCGAGTTCCGCGAAGGTGTCAGCAAGAAGGACGTCAGGCGCCGACCCTGTCGTCGACCGAGTCCGTCGCCTGCCCGGCGAACTGGGTGAAGTACAACTCCGCATAGAGCCCGCCCGCCGCCAGCAGATCTTCGTGCGAGCCCTGCTCGCGGACACCGCCCGCGTCGATCACCAGGATCTGGTCGGCCTCCCGGATGGTCGACAGCCGGTGCGCGATCACCAGAGAGGTACGGCCTGCCAGCGCGCTCTTCAGGGCCCGTTGGACGGCGGCTTCGGACTCGGAGTCCAGGTGAGCGGTGGCCTCGTCGAGCACCACGATCGACGGCGCCTTCAGCAGCAGCCGGGCCAGCGCCAGCCGCTGCTTCTCACCGCCGGACAGCCGGTAGCCGCGATCCCCGACGACGGTGTCCAGGCCGTGCGGCAGCGCGGAGATCAGATTCCAGATCTGCGCGCCCTGGCACGCCCGCACGATCTCCTCGTCGGTCGCGTCAGGCTTGGCATACGCCAGGTTCCGCCCGATGGTGTCGTGGAACATGTGCGCGTCCTGGGTCACCACCCCGACCGTGTCACGCAGTGATTTCAGCGTGAGGTCCCGCAGGTCGTGACCATCGATCCAGACTGTCCCAGCGATCGGGTCATACAACCGGGAGACCAGATGGGTGATCGTGCTCTTCCCGGCGCCCGAGTGGCCGACCAGCGCGGTGAGCTTTCCCGCCGGAGCCCGGAAGCTGATCCGATCCAGCACCATCGCGGTGCTCCCGGTGCGCTCGGCGGACGGCAGCGCGATCGATTCGAGCGAGGCGAGTGACACCTCGTCGGCGGTTGGGTAGCGGAACGACACCTCGTCGAACTCGATCTCCGGCGCGGCCGACGAGGCGGACGGCAGCGCGATCGCGCCGGGGCGTTCGGCGACGAGCGGCCGCAGGTCGAGCACCTCGAAGACCCGGTCGAAGCTCACCAGCGCGGTCAGCACGTTGAGCTGGATGTTGGAGAGCTGGTTGATCGGGCCGTACAGCCGGTTGAGCAGGACCGCGAAGGCGGCAAGGGTGCCGAGCTGGAAGTCGTCGTGGATGACCAGAACACCGCCGATGCCATAGACCGCCGCGGTGGCGAGCGAGGCCACCATCGTCATCGCGACGAAAAACACCCGCCCATAGACGGCGGTCCGCACGTTGATATCGCGGACCCGCGCCGCCCGGTCCTCGAACTGCCTGCTCTCGGTCTCGGGCTCGCCGTAAAGCTTGACGAGGATCGCGCCCGCCACGTTGAAGCGCTCGTTCATCATCGTGCTCATCTCGGCATTGAGCTGCATGCCCTCCCGGGCATACCGCTGCAGCCTGCGGCCGACGACCCGGGCCGGCAGCATGAAGCACGGGACGAGCGCGAGCACGACTATCGTCACGACCCATGACAGGTAGAACATCGTGACTATCACCAGGACCAGCGACAGCGCGCTGGACACCAACACAGTCAGCAACTGCGACATCGCCTGCTGCGCCTCGATCACGTCGGTGTTCAGCCGGCTGACCAGCGAGCCGGTCTGCGCCCGAGTGAAGAAGGCGATCGGCTGCCGCTGCACGTGGGCGAAGACCCGGGTCCGCAGATCATAGATTATCTGCTCGCCAAATCGCGCGGAGAGCATCCGCTGAGCGATTCCCAGAAAGGCATCCAGAAGGGCGAGTGCCGCGACGACCGAGGCGACTACGACGACCAGCCTGGTGTTCTCCTTCAAAATGCCGTCGTCGATGAGGAACTTGAGTAGCAGTGGATTGGCCGCAATACTCGCGGCCTCGAGTGACCCGGCTGCCAGCAGCAGCACCAGGCGCCACCGATAAGGCTTGGCATAAGGCAGGATCCGGCGCATTGTACCCGGCCTGATCTGCTGCCGGGTAATCGGTCGGTCACCACCCACCCCGCGGATCATCATGGGGCCCGGAGCTCCGAGCGTCATCACCGACCTCCTAAACACGGGACCCGAAGTAGTGGCCGCGGTATCGGTTCAACCGTACCTAGCGGAGTTTGCGGCAACCACTGTCCAACTGCCGAAAACTCACGGTGAGCCGTATCAGTGCCCAATGAGGCCGGGATGGATGTCGGCCAGCGAAGGTGTGCCGGTGAGGGTCATCGCGTCGGTGAGTTCCTCGATGAGAATGCCCAGCACATGAGCTGCGCCTTCCTGCCCGCCGACCGCCAGGCCATGGAGGACTGGCCGACCCACGAGCACCGCGGCGGCCCCCACCGCCAGGCAGGCCAGCACGTCCCGGCCCCGCCGGATGCCACCATCGACCAGGACCGGGCAACTGCCCGCCACCGCCGCCACGATCTCCGGGAGTACCTCGAAGGTCGCGGGGACACCGTCAAGCTGGCGGCCCCCGTGGTTGGAGACCACGATGCCGTCCACCCCCGCACGTACCGCCCGTTCCGCGTCCGAGGCCGTCAGGATGCCCTTGACCAGCAGCGGCAACGAGCTGATCGACCGCAGCCAGTCGATCACCGACCAGTCCAGGGTCGGGTCGAGCTCGGCGCTGGCGTGCGCGGCGGGCGAGGAGAAGCCATCCCCGTCGAGGTTGACCGGCATGATACCCGGAGGCAGCCGGAAGTCGTTGCGCACGTCGCGCAGCCGGCGGCCAAGCCGGGGCGCGTCAACGGTGAGGACCAGCGCATTCATGCCCGCCCGCTCCCCGTGTTCGATCAGCCGCTGCGTCCGGAAGCGGTCACGGAAGCAGTACACCTGGAGCCACAGCGGGGAGCCTGCGGCCGAGACCAGCTCCTCGAAGCGGCGCCCGGCCATGGTGGAGACGACGACGGGCATCCCGACCGAGGTGGCGGCCCGCACCGTGGCCAGTTCCCCATCTGGGTGAGCCAGCGTGTGGAAGGCCATCGGGGCGACAGCCAGCGGCGCCGCCCACCGGTCACCGAAGATCCTGGTGGCGATGTCGGGGTCGGACGCGCCGCGCAGCACGGTTGGCCGCAGCCGGACGTCGTCGAATGCCGCCATGTTAGCCGTGAGCGTCCGTTCCTCCCCGGCGCCGCCCGCGCAGAAGTCCCAGACCAGACGGTCCAGCCGGGCGCGGGCCAGGTTCTCGTAGTCGCCGAGCGTCAACGCGGTCATCCCAGCCTCCGAGATCACTGCGCCAGATCAGGGCGCAGCGCGCTCGCGCCGCGCAGATACACATGCCTGATCGGCGGGCGCGCCCCGTCGACCTCCACATGCGCCATCAGCCGTACGACGCGCGGCAGCGCCCCGGGCACACCGATCTCGCTGGCGCAGATCATCGGTACCGTGTGAAAACCAGCCTTCCTGGCGGCCAGCGCGGGGAACTCGGCGTCCAGATCCGAGGTCGCGGTGAACAGCACACTGATCACGTCGTCGGTCACCAGCCCGTTGCGGATGAGCATCTCGGTGACCAGCTCGACCGTCGCCTCGAAGATGTCCTCTCGCGCGTTCGCCCCGACCTGCGTGGCACCGCGGATCGCTCGCACAGTCATACCCCGCAGCGTCGCTCGGATCCAGACTCACAACAATGGCGTCCAGCAATTTTCCGCCAGCGCCATCGGATGCCTTTTCGACAGTCGGCAAGAACGGTTAGAGCGATATAATCGTTCACGGGAGCGCTCCGTGGCCCAGCGACGGAAACGGACCTCCTGAAAGAGCCCCGAATATCGGTTCGAATCCGATTCCGGGTACTCTGCATCTTCTCTTCACCCGGGTTATACCCACGGTGGCTGACGGCACGCGGCCGATGTGGTTGCCCGACCCGGCACGGAGCCGGGCCGTGGAACTGGCACAAGGCCGTAGAACTGGCACGCACCAGCGGCGCCATCTTACTGGGCTGACATCCACAGAACCAACCGGCCCACACAGACAACCGGCCCACACATGGTGGACCATGTGTGGGCCGGTTGCTTTTGGACGCGACCGGTACGGCCGGCCTAAGCGTCGGTGGGCAGCCAGAACATGCCGTCAGCCGACGAGACCAGACCGCCGGGGAACAGCGGGGTCTCCGGCTCGGCGTCCTCACCGAGCAGCGCGCGCATCTGCATCTGCGAGCCCTCGTGCATGACCCCGCGGATCACCTGCGACTTCATGAACGGCACCATGCTCTCGCTGTTGTTGGCCACGAGCGCGTCGACCGCGGTAGTGAAGTCGGCGGTGTTGGCCTGCAGCCGGAGGGCCAGGGCGTCGGCGTCGGTCAGCGCGGATTCCCCCGACGACACTCCGCCGATCAGCTCGACGAATGCCTCCAGCTCGGGCTGGCTGTTCCCGGTGACCTTCTTGGCCTGCCAGAAGTAGGAGTCCTCGCTGTGATGCATCTCGTAGAACGACACCAGAAACTCGTAGAACACGCCGTAATCTCGGCGGTAGCGGGCCTCGAACTCCTGCATCGCGGTCTTCTCGTCCACAATCTCGGCGAGGACGCTGTTGATGGACCGGGCCGCGAGCAGCGCGCTGTAGGTCGCGAGGTGCACGCCGGAGGAGAACACCGGGTCCACAAAGCACGCGGCGTCGCCGACCAAAACCATCCCGGGACGCCAGAAAGTCGTCTGATGATAGGAGTAGTCCTTGCGTACCCGGAGCTGGCCGTACTGCCCGGTGGTGACCCGCCTGGCCGGCGCGAGGTAATCCGAAATCATCGGGCACTCCTCAATGAGCGCCTTCATGGCCTGCTCGGAGTCACCCTGGACCTTCTCCGCCATTTCCGACCGTACGACCGCGCCGACGCTGGTCAGCGTGTCGCTCAGTGGGATGTACCAGAACCAGCCGCTGTCGAAGGCCACACACAGGATGTTGTTCCGGTTGGGCTCGGGCATCCGCCGGCCGCCCTCGAAGTAGCCGAACAGGGCCAGGCTGCGAAAGAACTCCGAGTACTGCCGGGTGCCACCAACCCGATGGTAGATGCGGCTTTTGTTGCCGGTGGCGTCGACCACGAAGGAGGCCCGCGCCTCACGCCGGTTGCCGCCGTCGTCGGTGTAGCGGATGCCGACGACCCGGTCGCCGTCCTCGATGACGTCGGTGGCCGAGCAGCCCTCGTGTACCTCGGCGCCGACCCGGCGGGCGTTCCGCAGTAGAATCTCGTCGAATTTCGACCGTTCAACCTGATAGGCGAATGAGGTCGGCCCAGCCATCCGCGACGACACCGAGAAGGCGAACGTCCACGGCTCCGGGGTGGCCCCCCATCTGAAGGTACCGCCGCGCTTGAGCGGGAAGCCGGCTTTGGCCAGTTCGTCGGCGGCGCCGGTCAGCCGGCAGACCCCGTGGATAGTGGATGGTAGCAGCGACTCGCCGATCTGGTAGCGCGGAAAGTGCTCCTTCTCCAGGACAAGGACTCGATGCCCCTGCATGGCCACCAGCGCGGCCAGTGTGGAGCCGGCGGGTCCGCCGCCAACGACCACCACATCAAATTCCGCAGAATCTGTCACGGCCATCTCCCACCATTTTTTCCGAGCCCTTTAAGCCCGCTTGACCAAATTTTCAATCTAGTTTCGAATTTTCTCAAATAAATGTCAAGGACATTCTTCCGACAACGGCTCCGCCGCCTCCTGCGCGGCTGATACAGCCAGTACGGCTGGTTCCCCGCGACTCGGCGCCACCAGTATCAGCCGGCGATGAACATCGTGATCAGCGCCATGAGAACGAGCATGGTGAACGGTTCCCTGCCGCCGCGGCGAGCCCCATATTCAGCGCGATCAACGCCGGTGAATC
Coding sequences within:
- a CDS encoding ABC transporter ATP-binding protein: MTLGAPGPMMIRGVGGDRPITRQQIRPGTMRRILPYAKPYRWRLVLLLAAGSLEAASIAANPLLLKFLIDDGILKENTRLVVVVASVVAALALLDAFLGIAQRMLSARFGEQIIYDLRTRVFAHVQRQPIAFFTRAQTGSLVSRLNTDVIEAQQAMSQLLTVLVSSALSLVLVIVTMFYLSWVVTIVVLALVPCFMLPARVVGRRLQRYAREGMQLNAEMSTMMNERFNVAGAILVKLYGEPETESRQFEDRAARVRDINVRTAVYGRVFFVAMTMVASLATAAVYGIGGVLVIHDDFQLGTLAAFAVLLNRLYGPINQLSNIQLNVLTALVSFDRVFEVLDLRPLVAERPGAIALPSASSAAPEIEFDEVSFRYPTADEVSLASLESIALPSAERTGSTAMVLDRISFRAPAGKLTALVGHSGAGKSTITHLVSRLYDPIAGTVWIDGHDLRDLTLKSLRDTVGVVTQDAHMFHDTIGRNLAYAKPDATDEEIVRACQGAQIWNLISALPHGLDTVVGDRGYRLSGGEKQRLALARLLLKAPSIVVLDEATAHLDSESEAAVQRALKSALAGRTSLVIAHRLSTIREADQILVIDAGGVREQGSHEDLLAAGGLYAELYFTQFAGQATDSVDDRVGA
- a CDS encoding alpha-hydroxy acid oxidase, which produces MTALTLGDYENLARARLDRLVWDFCAGGAGEERTLTANMAAFDDVRLRPTVLRGASDPDIATRIFGDRWAAPLAVAPMAFHTLAHPDGELATVRAATSVGMPVVVSTMAGRRFEELVSAAGSPLWLQVYCFRDRFRTQRLIEHGERAGMNALVLTVDAPRLGRRLRDVRNDFRLPPGIMPVNLDGDGFSSPAAHASAELDPTLDWSVIDWLRSISSLPLLVKGILTASDAERAVRAGVDGIVVSNHGGRQLDGVPATFEVLPEIVAAVAGSCPVLVDGGIRRGRDVLACLAVGAAAVLVGRPVLHGLAVGGQEGAAHVLGILIEELTDAMTLTGTPSLADIHPGLIGH
- the aroH gene encoding chorismate mutase — translated: MTVRAIRGATQVGANAREDIFEATVELVTEMLIRNGLVTDDVISVLFTATSDLDAEFPALAARKAGFHTVPMICASEIGVPGALPRVVRLMAHVEVDGARPPIRHVYLRGASALRPDLAQ
- a CDS encoding tryptophan 7-halogenase; this translates as MTDSAEFDVVVVGGGPAGSTLAALVAMQGHRVLVLEKEHFPRYQIGESLLPSTIHGVCRLTGAADELAKAGFPLKRGGTFRWGATPEPWTFAFSVSSRMAGPTSFAYQVERSKFDEILLRNARRVGAEVHEGCSATDVIEDGDRVVGIRYTDDGGNRREARASFVVDATGNKSRIYHRVGGTRQYSEFFRSLALFGYFEGGRRMPEPNRNNILCVAFDSGWFWYIPLSDTLTSVGAVVRSEMAEKVQGDSEQAMKALIEECPMISDYLAPARRVTTGQYGQLRVRKDYSYHQTTFWRPGMVLVGDAACFVDPVFSSGVHLATYSALLAARSINSVLAEIVDEKTAMQEFEARYRRDYGVFYEFLVSFYEMHHSEDSYFWQAKKVTGNSQPELEAFVELIGGVSSGESALTDADALALRLQANTADFTTAVDALVANNSESMVPFMKSQVIRGVMHEGSQMQMRALLGEDAEPETPLFPGGLVSSADGMFWLPTDA